A window of the Nocardia sp. NBC_01329 genome harbors these coding sequences:
- the gatA gene encoding Asp-tRNA(Asn)/Glu-tRNA(Gln) amidotransferase subunit GatA: protein MSASELTRLGAADLAARIHGGEVSSVEVTRAHLDRIAEVDGEYHAFLHVAGEQALAAAAEVDTALAAGKTPASPLAGVPLALKDVFTTTDMPTTCASKILEDWVAPYDATLTTRLRAAGIPILGKTNMDEFAMGSSTENSAYGPTRNPWDTTRIPGGSGGGSAAALASYQAPLAIGTDTGGSIRQPAAVTATVGTKPTYGTVSRYGLVACASSLDQGGPCGRTVLDTALLHEVIAGHDPRDSTSRDVAVPAVVDAARLGASGDLRGVKIGVVKELHSDSYQQGVLASFDAAVGVLKDLGAEVVEVSCPHFEYALASYYLILPSEVSSNLARFDAMRYGLRVGDDGNHSAEQVMAATRAAGFGPEVKRRIMIGTYALSAGYYDEYYGQALKVRTLIARDFDKAYEQVDVLVSPTSPFTPWKLGEKVDDPLAMYLSDLCTLPTNLAGHPAMSVPSGLSGDDGMPVGLQIMAPALADDRLYRVGAAYEAARGDIA from the coding sequence ATGAGCGCGAGCGAACTGACCCGGCTCGGCGCGGCCGATCTCGCGGCCCGGATCCACGGCGGCGAGGTGTCCTCGGTGGAGGTGACCCGGGCGCATCTGGACCGGATCGCCGAGGTGGACGGCGAATACCATGCCTTCCTGCACGTCGCGGGGGAGCAGGCGCTCGCAGCCGCGGCTGAGGTGGACACCGCGCTCGCCGCCGGGAAAACGCCGGCCTCACCGCTGGCCGGGGTGCCGCTGGCTCTCAAGGACGTGTTCACCACGACCGATATGCCCACCACCTGCGCGTCGAAGATCCTCGAGGACTGGGTGGCGCCCTACGACGCCACCCTGACCACTCGTCTGCGCGCCGCCGGTATCCCGATTCTGGGCAAGACCAATATGGACGAGTTCGCGATGGGCTCGTCCACCGAGAACTCCGCGTACGGGCCCACCCGCAACCCGTGGGACACCACTCGTATCCCCGGTGGCTCCGGCGGCGGTTCGGCGGCGGCTCTCGCGTCTTACCAGGCGCCGCTGGCCATCGGTACCGACACCGGCGGTTCGATCCGGCAACCGGCCGCGGTCACCGCGACCGTCGGTACGAAACCCACCTACGGGACCGTATCCCGGTACGGACTCGTCGCCTGCGCGTCCTCGCTCGATCAGGGCGGTCCGTGCGGGCGGACGGTACTGGACACCGCGCTGCTGCACGAGGTGATCGCCGGACATGATCCGCGCGATTCCACCTCCCGCGATGTGGCGGTGCCGGCGGTGGTCGATGCCGCGCGCCTGGGCGCATCCGGTGATCTGCGCGGGGTGAAGATCGGCGTGGTCAAGGAACTGCATTCCGACAGCTATCAGCAGGGTGTGCTCGCGTCGTTCGATGCCGCTGTGGGTGTCCTGAAGGATCTCGGCGCCGAGGTGGTCGAGGTGTCCTGCCCGCATTTCGAATACGCGCTGGCCTCCTACTATCTGATCCTGCCCAGCGAGGTCTCGTCCAACCTGGCCCGTTTCGATGCCATGCGCTACGGCCTGCGGGTCGGCGACGACGGCAACCACAGCGCCGAGCAGGTCATGGCCGCGACCCGGGCCGCCGGATTCGGTCCGGAGGTCAAACGGCGGATCATGATCGGCACCTACGCCCTCTCGGCGGGGTACTACGACGAGTACTACGGTCAGGCGCTCAAGGTGCGTACTCTGATCGCGCGTGATTTCGACAAGGCCTACGAGCAGGTCGACGTGCTGGTCTCGCCGACGAGCCCGTTCACCCCGTGGAAGCTGGGTGAGAAGGTCGACGATCCGCTGGCCATGTACCTGTCGGACCTGTGCACCTTGCCCACCAACCTGGCCGGGCATCCGGCCATGTCGGTACCGTCCGGGCTGAGCGGGGACGACGGGATGCCGGTCGGTCTGCAGATCATGGCGCCCGCGCTGGCCGATGACCGGTTGTACCGGGTCGGGGCGGCCTACGAGGCGGCGCGCGGCGATATCGCCTGA
- the gatC gene encoding Asp-tRNA(Asn)/Glu-tRNA(Gln) amidotransferase subunit GatC has product MTAISRDEVAHLARLSRLALSEDELDQFAGQLDSILSHVRTISEVAAADVPATSSPDPVTNVTRADEVRPGLTPGQALSGAPAAEDQRFLVPQILGEGE; this is encoded by the coding sequence GTGACCGCCATCTCCCGCGACGAGGTCGCACACCTCGCCCGGCTGTCCCGGCTCGCCCTGTCCGAGGACGAACTCGATCAGTTCGCCGGACAGCTGGATTCGATCCTCAGCCATGTGCGGACCATCTCCGAGGTGGCCGCCGCCGATGTTCCGGCCACTTCGTCGCCGGATCCGGTGACGAACGTGACCCGCGCCGACGAGGTACGTCCCGGGCTCACCCCGGGCCAGGCATTGTCCGGGGCACCCGCCGCCGAGGACCAGCGTTTCCTGGTCCCGCAGATCCTGGGAGAGGGCGAATGA
- a CDS encoding SRPBCC domain-containing protein, producing MLVVDDVVEVDAPAEVLWSVLTDFDRYGDWNPFISRCRAELTVGAPIDMTVQQLAPRPIRMREWIRSVTPGQEFSYSMKPIPLCALRSKRVHTLTPLSGDRTRYESHFELDGWLSPVVGLLFGRGFERGFPGMTTAVERKAERLHSH from the coding sequence GTGCTTGTTGTGGACGATGTGGTCGAGGTGGACGCCCCCGCCGAGGTGCTGTGGTCGGTACTCACCGATTTCGACCGGTACGGCGACTGGAATCCGTTCATCAGCCGATGCCGGGCCGAACTCACGGTGGGCGCGCCGATCGATATGACGGTCCAGCAGCTCGCGCCCCGGCCGATCCGGATGCGCGAATGGATCCGCAGTGTGACCCCGGGTCAGGAGTTCAGCTACTCCATGAAGCCCATCCCGCTCTGCGCGCTCCGTAGCAAACGCGTACACACCCTGACTCCGCTGAGCGGTGACCGCACCCGCTACGAGTCCCATTTCGAACTCGACGGCTGGCTGTCCCCCGTGGTCGGGCTGCTGTTCGGCCGCGGCTTCGAACGAGGATTCCCCGGAATGACAACTGCGGTCGAGCGGAAAGCCGAGCGCCTGCACTCGCACTGA